The proteins below are encoded in one region of Aeromonas veronii:
- a CDS encoding NAD(P)H nitroreductase, whose translation MDALNLLLNRHSCGRLTEPAPSGEVLDNILKAGLRAPDHGTLTPWQFILFEGEGRERLGSLLAQAARARGEDEESIEKSRAAPLRAPLLVAVATRYQAHPKVPRLEQELSAGCALMAMQMAAQAQGFNGIWRSGWFIFDEQINAGLGLAEGDQLVGFLYLGTPMLEARKLRELPIDDFVRHF comes from the coding sequence ATGGATGCCCTCAACCTGTTACTGAACCGTCACTCCTGCGGTCGTTTGACCGAACCCGCCCCGAGCGGCGAGGTGCTCGACAACATTCTCAAGGCGGGATTGCGGGCTCCGGATCACGGTACCCTGACCCCCTGGCAGTTCATTCTGTTCGAAGGGGAAGGGCGGGAGCGGTTGGGCAGTTTGCTGGCACAGGCGGCCCGTGCCCGTGGTGAGGATGAGGAGAGCATCGAGAAGAGCCGCGCCGCGCCGCTGCGTGCGCCCCTGCTGGTGGCGGTGGCGACCCGTTATCAGGCTCATCCCAAGGTGCCCAGGCTGGAGCAGGAGCTCTCTGCCGGTTGCGCCCTGATGGCGATGCAGATGGCGGCGCAGGCCCAGGGCTTCAACGGCATCTGGCGCTCGGGCTGGTTCATCTTCGACGAACAGATCAACGCAGGGCTCGGGCTGGCGGAGGGGGATCAGCTGGTGGGCTTCCTCTACCTGGGCACTCCCATGCTGGAGGCTCGCAAGCTGCGCGAGCTGCCCATTGACGACTTCGTACGCCACTTCTAA
- a CDS encoding NADPH-dependent 2,4-dienoyl-CoA reductase encodes MSRYPTLLTPLDLGFTQLRNRVLMGSMHTGLEEEKGGFDKLAAFYAERARGGVGLIVTGGIAPNLRGRLVPHGSQLSFPWQVAKHKKVTAAVHQEGGKIALQILHAGRYAYHPFSLAPSALKAPISPFKPRPMSERQIRGTIRDFAATAALARAAGYDGVEVMGSEGYLINQFICERTNQRTDEWGGSAEKRMRFPLAIVRAIRERVGTDFIIIFRLSMLDLVEKGSSLEEVIALGQALEQAGVTLINTGIGWHEARIPTIATSVPRGAFSWVTAELKKHLKVPLITTNRINTPEVAERILAAGEADMVSMARPFLADPEFVIKAAEDRADEINTCIACNQACLDHVFKQKRASCLVNPRACFETELTFGRVPQPKKLAVVGAGPAGLAFACYAAERGHQVSLFDQAQTIGGQFNFAKQIPGKEEFHETLRYFARRLEKCGVELYLGQRQSAESLLGGGFDEVILATGIRPRTPNIPGIEHPKVLSYLDVLRDGKPVGQKVAVIGAGGIGFDVAEFLVEKRADQQSTADADRHRDHWLKEWGIDKGLGERGGLMKPEIDAPERQIWLLQRKESKVGDGLGKTTGWIHRTVLKNRKVQMLSGVQYQRIDDEGLHIEVGGQPQCLPVDQVIICAGQEPLRELQAGLQAAGKPVHIIGGADVAAELDAKRAIRQGAELAAVI; translated from the coding sequence GTGAGCCGCTATCCGACCCTGCTGACCCCCCTTGACCTCGGGTTTACCCAGCTTCGCAACAGAGTGCTGATGGGCTCCATGCACACCGGCCTCGAGGAGGAGAAGGGGGGCTTTGACAAGTTGGCCGCCTTCTATGCCGAACGGGCACGGGGGGGCGTCGGCCTCATCGTCACCGGTGGCATCGCCCCCAACCTGCGGGGCAGGCTGGTGCCTCACGGCTCCCAGCTCAGCTTCCCCTGGCAGGTGGCCAAGCACAAGAAGGTGACCGCTGCCGTCCATCAGGAGGGGGGCAAGATAGCGCTGCAGATCCTCCATGCGGGCCGCTACGCCTACCACCCTTTCAGCCTGGCGCCGAGCGCCCTCAAGGCCCCCATCTCTCCGTTCAAGCCTCGCCCCATGAGCGAGCGCCAGATCCGGGGCACCATCCGCGACTTCGCCGCCACCGCCGCCCTGGCCAGGGCCGCCGGTTACGACGGGGTGGAAGTGATGGGTTCGGAGGGGTATCTCATCAACCAGTTCATCTGTGAGCGCACCAACCAGCGCACCGATGAGTGGGGCGGCAGTGCCGAGAAGCGCATGCGCTTCCCGCTGGCCATCGTGCGGGCCATTCGCGAGCGAGTGGGCACCGATTTCATCATCATCTTCCGTCTCTCCATGCTGGATCTGGTGGAGAAGGGGTCCTCCCTGGAGGAGGTGATCGCCTTGGGCCAGGCGCTGGAGCAGGCGGGGGTGACCCTCATCAACACCGGCATCGGCTGGCACGAGGCGCGCATCCCCACCATCGCCACCAGTGTGCCGCGGGGTGCCTTCAGCTGGGTCACCGCCGAGCTGAAAAAGCATCTCAAGGTACCCCTCATCACCACCAACCGCATCAACACCCCGGAGGTGGCGGAGCGCATCCTGGCAGCAGGGGAGGCCGACATGGTCTCCATGGCGCGCCCCTTCCTGGCGGATCCCGAGTTCGTCATCAAGGCGGCGGAGGACAGAGCAGACGAGATCAACACTTGCATCGCCTGCAACCAGGCTTGCCTCGACCATGTGTTCAAGCAAAAGCGCGCCTCCTGCCTGGTGAACCCCAGGGCCTGTTTCGAGACCGAACTCACCTTCGGCCGGGTGCCTCAGCCCAAGAAGCTCGCCGTGGTGGGGGCAGGCCCTGCCGGGCTCGCGTTTGCCTGCTACGCTGCCGAGCGCGGTCATCAGGTGAGCCTGTTCGATCAGGCGCAGACCATCGGCGGCCAGTTCAACTTCGCCAAGCAGATCCCGGGCAAGGAGGAGTTCCACGAGACCCTGCGCTACTTCGCCAGGCGGCTGGAGAAGTGCGGCGTCGAGCTCTATCTCGGTCAGCGCCAGAGCGCCGAGAGCCTGCTTGGCGGCGGGTTTGACGAGGTGATCCTCGCCACCGGCATTCGTCCGCGTACGCCCAATATCCCGGGGATCGAACATCCCAAGGTGCTGAGCTATCTCGACGTGCTGCGCGACGGCAAGCCGGTGGGCCAGAAGGTGGCGGTGATCGGTGCCGGTGGCATCGGTTTTGACGTGGCGGAATTCCTGGTGGAAAAACGGGCGGATCAACAGTCGACCGCGGATGCGGATCGTCACCGCGACCACTGGCTCAAGGAGTGGGGCATCGACAAGGGGCTCGGCGAGCGCGGCGGCCTGATGAAACCCGAGATAGACGCCCCCGAGCGCCAGATCTGGCTGCTCCAGCGCAAGGAGAGCAAGGTGGGGGATGGCCTCGGCAAGACCACCGGCTGGATCCACAGAACCGTGCTCAAGAACCGCAAGGTGCAGATGCTGAGTGGGGTGCAGTACCAGCGTATCGACGACGAGGGGCTTCACATCGAGGTGGGCGGGCAGCCGCAGTGCCTGCCGGTGGATCAGGTGATCATCTGCGCCGGGCAGGAGCCTTTGCGGGAGCTGCAGGCGGGCCTGCAGGCGGCGGGCAAGCCGGTGCACATCATCGGCGGGGCCGATGTGGCCGCCGAGCTGGACGCCAAGCGTGCCATCCGTCAGGGGGCAGAGCTTGCTGCTGTCATTTAA
- the sppA gene encoding signal peptide peptidase SppA: MSIFKGLGWLFRSLWRLLNFTRLMLVNLVFIIVVLAIVFAFSQKEAPTPPIEGALTINLSGVLVEQRTQTDPTVQLLRQVDSSDDQPSEIVLSDLLWAIRSAKDDDRIKALVIKPQGLQGANFSKLQEVTDAIDEFKESGKPVIAMADYYNQGPYLLAAHADHVLLNQSGAVLIEGLGVYQTYFKSALEKLNVTPHVFKVGTYKSFVEPYTRDEMSPESKMANQRWLDQLWLSYVNDVAAEREIEPDAVAPGKDQFLSLLRASGGNAANYALENGLVDQLATRDEMTQAVIKEVGEAEDHGWKGVGLKEYLAAIPEQYPQSGKDEVGLITASGAIMDGVQPAGTIGGDSLSDLLADARRDDKVKAVVLRVDSPGGSAFAAEQIRAELLALKQAGKPVVISMGSYAASGGYWISADADKIFASPTTLTGSIGVFGMFATIDKALSQYGVHTDGVGTTDFVGVGLTRALPEHVGQAIQLGVEDTYQRFVGLVSKGRGLSPEEAEKAAEGRVWTGQDAKDLGLVDEFGNLDDALKAAASLANLKSWQVTPIEQEESARDKFLRELFDSSAQVLTPYAQSKMQSWLPAGVGKVLVEVNKSLDPLVRFNDPQGTYAFCPVCTL; this comes from the coding sequence ATGTCTATTTTCAAGGGTCTGGGATGGCTGTTTCGCAGCCTCTGGCGTCTGCTCAATTTCACCCGGCTGATGCTGGTCAACCTCGTCTTCATCATCGTCGTGCTGGCCATCGTCTTCGCCTTTAGCCAGAAAGAGGCGCCCACTCCCCCCATCGAAGGGGCGCTCACCATCAATCTCTCCGGCGTGCTGGTGGAACAGCGCACCCAGACCGACCCCACGGTACAGTTGCTGCGCCAAGTGGACAGCAGCGACGATCAGCCGAGCGAGATAGTGCTGTCGGATCTGCTGTGGGCCATCAGGAGCGCCAAGGATGACGATCGCATCAAGGCGCTGGTGATCAAGCCCCAGGGGCTGCAGGGGGCCAACTTCTCCAAGCTGCAGGAGGTGACCGACGCCATCGACGAATTCAAGGAGAGCGGCAAGCCGGTCATCGCCATGGCGGATTACTACAATCAGGGCCCCTACCTGCTGGCCGCCCACGCCGATCACGTGCTGCTCAACCAGAGCGGCGCCGTGCTGATCGAGGGGCTCGGGGTCTATCAGACCTACTTCAAGTCAGCCCTGGAAAAACTTAACGTCACGCCGCACGTGTTCAAGGTCGGCACCTACAAGTCCTTCGTCGAGCCCTACACCCGGGACGAGATGTCCCCCGAGAGCAAGATGGCGAACCAGCGCTGGCTGGATCAGCTATGGCTCTCCTACGTGAATGACGTGGCTGCCGAGCGGGAGATCGAACCCGATGCCGTCGCCCCGGGCAAGGATCAGTTCCTCAGCCTGCTGCGCGCATCCGGCGGCAATGCCGCCAACTATGCCCTCGAGAACGGCCTGGTGGATCAGCTCGCCACCCGTGACGAGATGACCCAGGCGGTCATCAAGGAGGTGGGGGAAGCCGAGGATCACGGCTGGAAGGGCGTGGGCCTGAAAGAGTATCTGGCCGCCATTCCCGAGCAATATCCCCAGAGCGGCAAGGATGAGGTGGGCCTCATCACCGCCAGCGGCGCCATCATGGACGGCGTTCAGCCCGCCGGCACCATAGGGGGCGACAGCCTCTCCGATCTGCTGGCCGATGCCCGCCGCGACGACAAGGTGAAGGCCGTGGTCTTGCGGGTCGACAGCCCGGGGGGCAGCGCCTTCGCCGCCGAGCAGATCCGCGCCGAGCTGCTGGCCCTGAAACAGGCCGGCAAGCCGGTGGTCATCTCCATGGGCAGCTACGCCGCCTCCGGTGGTTACTGGATCTCCGCCGATGCGGACAAGATCTTCGCCTCCCCCACCACCCTCACCGGCTCCATCGGGGTGTTCGGCATGTTTGCCACCATCGACAAGGCGCTCTCCCAGTACGGAGTCCATACCGATGGCGTCGGCACCACCGATTTCGTCGGTGTCGGCCTGACCCGGGCCCTGCCGGAGCACGTCGGTCAGGCCATCCAGCTCGGGGTGGAAGATACCTACCAGCGCTTCGTCGGCTTGGTCAGCAAGGGCCGTGGCCTGAGCCCGGAAGAGGCCGAGAAGGCGGCCGAAGGTCGGGTCTGGACCGGTCAGGATGCCAAGGATCTGGGGCTGGTGGACGAGTTTGGCAACCTGGATGACGCCCTCAAGGCGGCCGCCAGTCTCGCCAATCTCAAGAGCTGGCAGGTGACCCCCATCGAGCAGGAAGAGTCCGCTCGGGACAAGTTCCTACGAGAGCTGTTCGACAGCAGCGCCCAGGTGTTGACCCCCTATGCACAGAGCAAGATGCAGAGCTGGCTGCCCGCCGGTGTTGGCAAGGTGCTGGTCGAGGTGAACAAGAGCCTCGACCCCCTGGTTCGCTTCAACGACCCCCAGGGCACCTATGCCTTCTGTCCGGTCTGCACGCTCTAG
- a CDS encoding NUDIX domain-containing protein, whose product MDPLIPPPPHWGEPFDIRLLHGQARSDGRVLERTTVRAVVLRGDELLMVHSRVNGDLMFPGGGIEAGECHQKALARELREECGAELGTVGALLGQTREYRPAREAEYDAYCIHSFYYLCQLGDAWSEPRPQPYEVRLGFTPGWFALDEALQTNKTQLAGPCPQWTVRETRVLAQLQQWFDAGLLD is encoded by the coding sequence ATGGATCCCCTGATCCCCCCGCCGCCTCACTGGGGCGAGCCCTTCGACATCCGTCTGCTGCATGGCCAGGCCCGAAGTGACGGCCGGGTACTGGAGCGCACCACGGTGCGGGCCGTGGTGCTGCGGGGCGACGAGTTATTGATGGTGCACTCCCGGGTCAATGGCGATCTCATGTTCCCGGGTGGGGGCATAGAGGCGGGGGAGTGCCATCAGAAGGCGCTGGCCCGGGAGCTGAGGGAGGAGTGCGGCGCCGAGCTCGGGACTGTGGGGGCCCTGCTTGGACAGACCCGGGAGTACCGTCCGGCCCGCGAGGCGGAGTATGACGCCTACTGCATTCACTCCTTTTACTACCTCTGCCAGCTGGGGGATGCCTGGAGCGAGCCCCGCCCCCAGCCCTACGAGGTGCGCCTCGGTTTCACCCCCGGCTGGTTCGCCCTGGATGAGGCGCTGCAGACCAACAAGACCCAGCTGGCGGGTCCCTGTCCCCAGTGGACGGTGCGCGAAACCCGGGTGCTGGCTCAGCTGCAACAGTGGTTCGACGCCGGCCTGCTGGATTGA
- a CDS encoding DUF2989 domain-containing protein, with the protein MTISPLRPSLLALSCVLTLAACDDDKIHNICANHPQLCADLVDDGWCRYERSDVIRARYYLQGEQTDRRKYALMRSLEGYLQCAEHSTNLEYKRAKEQKSPRVEGMLAAGSQLEQLDRQTLASRDPYLLLWHWTNNTNPAARASFLALEGTPELEEPELQLALGGVYARREPHKAIALMHHALSLYGEGDEINSRILTSLSTLYMGQKEFGLAYQWGKVSEAFQQENEVSASRLALYHNISKGEQESWDKAAAAIVQQLRLGEYRP; encoded by the coding sequence ATGACCATTTCTCCACTGCGCCCCTCCCTGCTTGCCCTCTCCTGTGTCCTGACGCTGGCGGCCTGTGACGACGACAAGATCCACAACATCTGCGCCAATCATCCCCAGCTGTGTGCGGATCTGGTGGACGATGGTTGGTGCCGCTATGAGCGCAGCGACGTGATCCGGGCACGTTACTACCTGCAGGGGGAGCAGACCGACAGGCGCAAGTACGCCCTGATGCGAAGCCTCGAAGGGTATCTGCAGTGCGCCGAGCACTCCACCAACCTTGAATACAAGCGGGCCAAAGAGCAGAAGAGCCCACGGGTGGAGGGCATGCTGGCCGCCGGCAGCCAGTTGGAACAGCTGGACAGGCAGACCCTGGCTTCCCGGGATCCCTACCTGCTGCTCTGGCACTGGACTAACAATACCAATCCGGCCGCCCGTGCCAGCTTCCTCGCGCTGGAAGGGACGCCTGAGCTGGAGGAGCCCGAGCTGCAACTGGCCCTCGGAGGGGTCTATGCCAGGCGTGAACCGCACAAAGCCATCGCCCTGATGCACCACGCCCTCTCTCTCTACGGTGAGGGGGACGAGATCAACAGCCGCATCCTCACCTCTCTCAGTACCCTCTACATGGGCCAGAAGGAGTTCGGTCTGGCTTATCAGTGGGGCAAGGTGAGCGAGGCGTTCCAGCAGGAAAACGAGGTCTCCGCCAGCCGCCTCGCCCTCTACCACAACATCAGCAAGGGGGAGCAGGAGTCCTGGGACAAGGCGGCAGCCGCCATCGTCCAGCAACTCAGGCTCGGGGAGTATCGGCCATGA
- a CDS encoding glyceraldehyde-3-phosphate dehydrogenase: MTHEHYLQAWQESQELAEAMQPLIGRLYRQQGIEITIFGRPLQNASTIDILKAHRVVRRHQGAPLPIQQSFPLLCAIVALNPVAAEVDLGKLAVGYWQDHEDESGIEDYLRAKLAPALSQGAVPAPTDVVLYGFGRIGRLLARLLIERTGAANSLRLRAIVVRGGREGDLEKRASLLRRDSVHGPFNGSIEVDLERSAIIANGTFIQVIYANSPADIDYTAHGIQNALIVDNTGVWRDEAGLSEHLKARGAARVLLTAPGKGEMKNVVFGVNHEVIGPDDKIVSAASCTTNAITPVLKVMQDKYGIRHGHVETVHSYTNDQNLIDNYHKGERRGRSAALNMVMTSTGAAKAVAKALPELKGKLTGNAIRVPTPNVSLAIINLSLEQTTDRESLNAYLQQMALSSALHRQIDFSASTELVSSDMVGSRFAGIVDSQATIAEEDHCVLYVWYDNEFGYSCQVVRVMEQMAGVVRQDLPV, encoded by the coding sequence ATGACCCACGAGCACTACTTGCAGGCGTGGCAGGAGAGCCAGGAGCTCGCCGAAGCCATGCAACCCTTGATCGGTCGCCTCTACCGCCAACAGGGGATAGAGATCACCATCTTTGGACGCCCCCTGCAAAACGCCTCCACCATCGACATCCTCAAGGCCCATCGGGTCGTTCGCCGCCATCAGGGCGCCCCGCTCCCCATCCAGCAAAGCTTCCCCCTGTTGTGCGCCATCGTCGCACTCAATCCCGTCGCGGCCGAAGTGGATCTCGGCAAGCTGGCGGTGGGTTACTGGCAGGATCATGAGGATGAGTCCGGCATCGAGGATTACCTGCGTGCCAAGCTGGCACCGGCTCTGAGCCAGGGCGCCGTGCCCGCTCCCACCGATGTGGTGCTCTACGGCTTTGGCCGCATCGGCCGCCTGCTGGCCCGATTGCTCATCGAGCGCACCGGCGCCGCCAACTCCCTGCGTCTGCGCGCCATCGTCGTGCGCGGCGGGCGGGAGGGGGATCTGGAAAAGCGCGCCAGCCTGCTACGCCGCGATTCCGTCCACGGCCCCTTCAACGGATCCATCGAGGTGGATCTGGAGCGCAGCGCCATCATCGCCAACGGCACCTTCATCCAGGTGATCTACGCAAACAGCCCGGCGGACATCGACTACACCGCTCATGGCATCCAGAACGCCCTCATCGTCGACAACACCGGCGTCTGGCGTGACGAAGCGGGTCTGAGTGAACACCTCAAGGCCCGTGGTGCCGCCCGGGTACTGCTGACCGCTCCCGGTAAGGGGGAGATGAAGAACGTGGTGTTCGGGGTCAACCACGAGGTCATCGGCCCGGATGACAAGATAGTCTCCGCCGCCTCCTGCACCACCAACGCCATCACCCCGGTGCTCAAGGTAATGCAGGACAAGTACGGCATTCGCCACGGCCACGTGGAGACGGTGCACTCCTACACCAACGATCAGAACCTGATCGACAACTATCACAAGGGGGAGCGGCGCGGTCGCAGCGCGGCCCTCAACATGGTGATGACCAGCACCGGTGCCGCCAAGGCGGTGGCCAAGGCGCTGCCCGAGCTCAAGGGCAAACTGACCGGCAACGCCATTCGGGTACCGACCCCCAATGTGTCCCTGGCCATCATCAACCTGTCGCTGGAGCAGACCACCGACCGGGAGAGCCTCAACGCCTATCTGCAGCAGATGGCCCTGAGCTCGGCCCTGCATCGCCAGATAGACTTCAGCGCCAGCACCGAGCTGGTCTCCTCCGATATGGTCGGCTCCCGCTTCGCGGGTATAGTGGACTCCCAGGCCACCATCGCCGAGGAAGATCACTGCGTGCTGTACGTATGGTATGACAACGAGTTCGGGTACAGTTGTCAGGTAGTGCGGGTGATGGAGCAGATGGCCGGCGTAGTCCGTCAGGACTTACCGGTATAG
- a CDS encoding YeaC family protein: protein MSFQQVIGQMPREVYERLKTAVELGKWPDGQPLTEEQKATSLQAVMAWQAMHLANPEHMNIGADGEIVMKSKSELKRQYRDEEEIVRINPHH from the coding sequence ATGTCGTTTCAACAGGTGATAGGGCAGATGCCCAGGGAAGTGTACGAGCGGCTCAAGACCGCGGTCGAACTCGGCAAATGGCCCGATGGCCAGCCCCTCACCGAGGAGCAGAAGGCCACCTCGCTGCAGGCGGTGATGGCCTGGCAGGCGATGCACCTTGCAAACCCCGAGCACATGAACATAGGGGCGGACGGTGAGATCGTGATGAAGAGCAAGAGCGAGCTCAAACGCCAGTATCGCGATGAGGAAGAGATAGTCCGTATCAATCCTCATCACTGA
- the ansA gene encoding asparaginase: protein MKKSIYIAYTGGTIGMQRSDHGYVPMAGFMEDCLARMPEFHRPEMPSYHIHEYDPLIDSSDMTPADWQRIAEDIRDNYDKYDGFVILHGTDTMSFTASALSFMLEDLHKPVIITGSQIPLAELRSDGQQNLLNALYIAANYPIHEVTLFFNNQLYRGNRSKKVHADGFHAFDSPNYPPLLNAGIAISLEAGELGVPSERALVLHDITPQPIGVVTLYPGISAEVIANILQQPVRALILLSFGVGNAPQNPAMLALLSEASARGVIIVNLSQCLHGKVNMGGYATGNALSRAGVISGFDMTAEAALTKLHFLLSQDLPAPRIRELMQQSLRGELTP from the coding sequence GTGAAGAAGTCTATCTACATCGCCTACACAGGCGGCACCATAGGGATGCAGCGTTCCGATCACGGCTATGTGCCGATGGCGGGCTTTATGGAAGACTGTCTGGCACGGATGCCCGAGTTTCATCGACCCGAGATGCCGTCCTACCACATTCACGAATACGATCCCCTCATCGACTCCTCCGACATGACGCCGGCGGACTGGCAGCGCATCGCCGAGGATATCCGCGACAACTACGACAAGTATGATGGCTTCGTGATCCTGCACGGTACCGACACCATGTCGTTCACCGCCTCGGCGCTCTCCTTCATGCTGGAAGACTTGCACAAGCCGGTGATCATCACGGGCTCCCAGATCCCGCTGGCCGAGCTGCGCTCGGATGGCCAGCAGAACCTGCTCAATGCCCTCTATATCGCGGCCAACTACCCGATCCACGAGGTGACGCTGTTCTTCAACAACCAGCTCTATCGCGGCAACCGCAGCAAGAAGGTACACGCGGACGGCTTCCACGCCTTCGACTCGCCGAACTACCCGCCGTTGCTCAACGCCGGTATCGCCATCTCCCTGGAGGCGGGGGAGCTGGGTGTGCCGTCCGAGCGGGCCTTGGTGCTGCATGACATCACTCCCCAGCCCATCGGCGTGGTGACCCTCTACCCCGGTATCTCGGCCGAGGTGATCGCGAACATATTGCAGCAGCCGGTGCGGGCACTGATCCTGCTCTCCTTCGGGGTGGGCAATGCGCCGCAGAACCCGGCCATGCTGGCGCTGCTCTCCGAGGCGTCGGCCCGCGGCGTCATCATCGTCAACCTGAGCCAGTGCCTGCACGGCAAGGTCAACATGGGGGGCTATGCCACCGGCAATGCACTCTCTCGCGCCGGGGTCATCTCGGGCTTTGACATGACCGCCGAGGCGGCCCTCACCAAGCTGCACTTCCTGCTGAGCCAGGACTTGCCGGCCCCGCGCATCCGCGAGCTGATGCAGCAGTCCCTGCGTGGTGAGCTGACCCCCTGA
- the gltS gene encoding sodium/glutamate symporter — protein MIQFDSYTTLVAATLVLLLGRLLVNRVSFLRTFNIPKPVAGGLVVALVLLLLRASMGMELQFDTTLQTPLMLTFFASIGLSADLGSLKRGGKAVITFLLVVTGLLLVQNTLGVGLATLLGLDPHMGLLAGSITLSGGHGTGAAWGSIFTEKYGVQSAAELAIACATFGLVLGGLIGGPVARYLVKKVQVPGEEHNRDDAPQGFEMPDMERPLTPFSVIETLALIAISLKGGEMFSLYLKGSALELPVFVCVLFVGVLLRNLLTLFNWHEVSDREVSLLGNVSLSLFLAMALMSLKLWDLASLALPIFLLLAAQTVAMALYAIFVTFRVMGSNYDAAVLAAGHCGFGLGATPTAIANMQAITQRFGPSHLAFLVVPMVGAFFIDIINAMVIKLFLALPFL, from the coding sequence ATGATACAATTTGATTCCTACACCACTCTGGTCGCCGCCACCCTGGTGTTGCTGCTCGGTCGCCTGCTGGTGAACCGGGTAAGCTTCCTGCGAACCTTCAACATTCCCAAACCGGTCGCAGGCGGTCTGGTGGTCGCGCTGGTCCTGCTGCTGCTGCGCGCCAGCATGGGGATGGAGCTGCAATTTGACACCACCCTGCAGACGCCGCTGATGCTGACCTTCTTCGCCTCCATCGGCCTCTCCGCCGATCTGGGCAGCCTCAAACGCGGCGGCAAGGCGGTGATCACCTTCCTGTTGGTGGTCACCGGCCTGCTGCTGGTGCAGAACACCCTGGGGGTCGGCCTCGCCACCCTCCTCGGTCTGGATCCCCACATGGGGCTGCTGGCCGGCTCCATCACCCTCTCCGGCGGCCACGGTACCGGCGCGGCCTGGGGTTCCATCTTCACCGAGAAATACGGCGTACAGTCCGCCGCCGAGCTCGCCATCGCCTGTGCCACCTTCGGCCTGGTGCTGGGTGGCCTCATCGGCGGCCCGGTCGCCCGCTACCTGGTGAAGAAGGTGCAGGTGCCCGGTGAAGAGCACAACCGCGACGACGCCCCCCAGGGCTTCGAGATGCCGGACATGGAGCGCCCCCTCACCCCCTTCAGCGTGATCGAGACCCTGGCCCTCATCGCCATCAGCCTCAAGGGGGGGGAGATGTTTTCCCTCTATCTCAAGGGCAGCGCCCTCGAGCTGCCGGTGTTCGTCTGCGTGCTGTTCGTCGGCGTGCTGCTGCGCAACCTGCTGACCCTGTTCAACTGGCACGAGGTGAGCGATCGGGAGGTCTCCCTGCTCGGCAACGTCAGCCTCTCCCTGTTCCTCGCCATGGCGCTGATGAGCCTCAAGCTGTGGGATCTGGCGAGCCTGGCCCTGCCCATCTTCCTGCTGCTGGCCGCCCAGACGGTGGCGATGGCGCTCTACGCCATCTTCGTCACCTTCCGGGTCATGGGCAGCAACTATGACGCGGCCGTGCTGGCGGCGGGACACTGCGGCTTCGGCCTCGGTGCCACCCCGACCGCCATCGCCAACATGCAGGCCATCACCCAACGTTTTGGCCCCTCCCACCTGGCCTTCCTGGTCGTGCCCATGGTCGGTGCCTTCTTCATCGACATCATCAACGCCATGGTGATCAAGCTGTTCCTGGCCCTTCCCTTCCTGTAA